In Cryptococcus neoformans var. grubii H99 chromosome 9, complete sequence, a genomic segment contains:
- a CDS encoding COP9 signalosome complex subunit 7 produces the protein MADQAASLEPFLILARSTKGAAAAKIILDVTAAPGVYVFSELLDMPNIQELSSDASFGGHFQLLQLFAYGTLQDYEENKAILPLLKEAHINKLRQLTLISLASQHRSLRYQDITQTLQLKTLRQAEDIVIDTIYAGLLTGKLHHDKKVFHVDWVAGRDVRGEDLVIIQKSLENWCQTAQTLLGALDTEITHLRQEAVNEASKLAGYRLHRDEVYETVANELRNEKIDKSAKRGTEPGVEFDAQQWSPHGRGYEEQAGSATGAGATFAGKAGQNILQTLAHVGNLGGAFSGRNNLTRNVSGGSDELENYRAFKRSRD, from the exons ATGGCAGACCAAGCGGCAAGTTTGGAACCGTTCCTCATCCTGGCTCGCTCTACGAAGGGCGCCGCAGCGGCTAAGATTATCTTGGATGTTACAGCAGCT CCTGGTGTCTATGTTTTCTCTGAACTACTTGATATGCCCAATATTCAAGAA TTAAGCTCTGATGCGTCGTTCGGTGGGCACTTCCAACTATTGCAACTATTCGCATATGGAACTTTGCAAGATTACGAGG AGAACAAGGCAATTCTCCCCTTATTGAAGGAGGCCCACATTAACAAACTGAGACAACTTACCCTTATTTCTCTCGCCTCACAACATCGT TCCCTTCGGTATCAAGATATCACTCAAACTCTTCAACTCAAAACATTACGACAGGCCGAAGATATCGTCATTGATACGATCTATGCCGGATTACTGACTGGTAAACTGCACCATGATAAAAAAGTATTCCACGTCGACTGGGTGGCCGGAAGAGATGTGAGAGGGGAAGACCTTGTTATTATTCAAAAGAGCCTTGAAAACTG GTGTCAAACAGCTCAAACCCTCCTCGGCGCGCTCGACACTGAAATAACACATCTTCGCCAAGAAGCTGTCAATGAAGCTTCCAAACTTGCAGGATACCGACTCCACCGAGACGAAGTCTACGAGACTGTAGCCAACGAGCTACGCAACGAAAAGATCGATAAGAGTGCAAAACGAGGGACTGAACCTGGCGTTGAATTTGATGCTCAACAATGGAGCCCCCATGGTAGAGGCTATGAGGAGCAGGCTGGATCTGCTACGGGTGCTGGCGCGACATTTGCTGGGAAAGCGGGACAAAATATTCTTCAGACTTTGGCACATGTTGGCAATCTAGGAGGAGCATTTTCAGGGAGGAA TAATCTCACCAGAAATGTTTCTGGGGGGAGTGATGAGTTGGAGAACTATAGGGCGTTCAAGCGATCAAGAGATTAA
- a CDS encoding COP9 signalosome complex subunit 7, variant has translation MADQAASLEPFLILARSTKGAAAAKIILDVTAAPGVYVFSELLDMPNIQELSSDASFGGHFQLLQLFAYGTLQDYEENKAILPLLKEAHINKLRQLTLISLASQHRSLRYQDITQTLQLKTLRQAEDIVIDTIYAGLLTGKLHHDKKVFHVDWVAGRDVRGEDLVIIQKSLENWCQTAQTLLGALDTEITHLRQEAVNEASKLAGYRLHRDEVYETVANELRNEKIDKSAKRGTEPGVEFDAQQWSPHGRGYEEQAGSATGAGATFAGKAGQNILQTLAHVGNLGGAFSGRKW, from the exons ATGGCAGACCAAGCGGCAAGTTTGGAACCGTTCCTCATCCTGGCTCGCTCTACGAAGGGCGCCGCAGCGGCTAAGATTATCTTGGATGTTACAGCAGCT CCTGGTGTCTATGTTTTCTCTGAACTACTTGATATGCCCAATATTCAAGAA TTAAGCTCTGATGCGTCGTTCGGTGGGCACTTCCAACTATTGCAACTATTCGCATATGGAACTTTGCAAGATTACGAGG AGAACAAGGCAATTCTCCCCTTATTGAAGGAGGCCCACATTAACAAACTGAGACAACTTACCCTTATTTCTCTCGCCTCACAACATCGT TCCCTTCGGTATCAAGATATCACTCAAACTCTTCAACTCAAAACATTACGACAGGCCGAAGATATCGTCATTGATACGATCTATGCCGGATTACTGACTGGTAAACTGCACCATGATAAAAAAGTATTCCACGTCGACTGGGTGGCCGGAAGAGATGTGAGAGGGGAAGACCTTGTTATTATTCAAAAGAGCCTTGAAAACTG GTGTCAAACAGCTCAAACCCTCCTCGGCGCGCTCGACACTGAAATAACACATCTTCGCCAAGAAGCTGTCAATGAAGCTTCCAAACTTGCAGGATACCGACTCCACCGAGACGAAGTCTACGAGACTGTAGCCAACGAGCTACGCAACGAAAAGATCGATAAGAGTGCAAAACGAGGGACTGAACCTGGCGTTGAATTTGATGCTCAACAATGGAGCCCCCATGGTAGAGGCTATGAGGAGCAGGCTGGATCTGCTACGGGTGCTGGCGCGACATTTGCTGGGAAAGCGGGACAAAATATTCTTCAGACTTTGGCACATGTTGGCAATCTAGGAGGAGCATTTTCAGGGAGGAAGTGG TAA